The following coding sequences lie in one Spinacia oleracea cultivar Varoflay chromosome 1, BTI_SOV_V1, whole genome shotgun sequence genomic window:
- the LOC110789546 gene encoding 40S ribosomal protein S13, which translates to MGRMHSRGKGMSASSIPYKRTPPSWLKISAQDVDENICKFAKKGLTPSQIGVILRDSHGIAQVKSVTGNKILRILKAHGLAPEIPEDLYHLIKKAVAIRKHLERNRKDKDSKFRLILVESRIHRLARYYKKTKKLPPVWKYESTTASTLVA; encoded by the exons ATGGGTCGTATGCACAGTCGCGG TAAGGGAATGTCCGCCTCTTCTATCCCCTACAAGAGGACCCCACCTTCCTGGCTCAAGATCTCCGCTCAAGAT GTGGATGAGAACATTTGTAAGTTTGCAAAGAAGGGTTTGACACCTTCCCAGATTGGTGTGATTTTGAGGGATTCTCATGGTATTGCTCAAGTCAAGAGTGTTACTGGTAACAAGATCCTTCGTATCCTCAAAGCTCATG GTCTTGCTCCCGAAATCCCAGAGGACCTTTACCATCTAATCAAGAAGGCAGTGGCCATCAGGAAGCATTTGGAGAGGAACAGGAAGGACAAGGATTCCAAATTCAGGTTGATCTTGGTCGAGAGCAGAATCCACAGGCTTGCTCGTTACTACAAGAAGACAAAGAAGCTCCCACCAGTCTGGAAATA CGAGTCTACAACTGCCAGCACTCTGGTTGCATAA
- the LOC110784432 gene encoding uncharacterized protein isoform X2: protein MEESNFGGKMELLKLSRLKLQLRALISEVKDLRERERSATEQLHHSNQKQKQSEEEFGRKLKGLESELASSIEIRQKLERKVSYLQNDNALLESKQKGLNDTIQSLLQSREQFVNAYQESTYDMKRSIEARDRKLKFFSEKLKSHLLLFDAIEKEALSVKQVVDSVRHVVDEKEEVVNSLKRKFDRLPEAEKVFKEKINEMENRLGKYKDELQRKEKIISELEAQLEAQRISNKNRTEVETLQKALSKKEAIVQNLISEKQGLESELKSLGAVLEKIQHAFRDMNEDKEAFLSIVESKEKSFTIPEGEMRRIKDSKVHTKKDAESLLVSGGFAGCTASSQRNPCDTYPLSIEIPETNDKEFHTEEPACSTTQSVCSVPESTTTAQTKPITEAKYKCTTTACQADSECSTTQSET from the exons ATGGAAGAGAgcaattttggagggaaaatggagTTGCTGAAACTCTCCAGACTCAAACTCCAGCTTCGTGCCCTAATCTCCGAAGTCAAAGATCTCCGA GAAAGAGAACGATCTGCTACAGAACAACTCCATCATTCAAATCAG AAACAGAAGCAATCAGAAGAGGAATTCGGGAGGAAATTGAAGGGATTGGAATCGGAACTAGCTTCATCAATTGAAATACGGCAGAAATTAGAAAGGaag GTGAGTTATCTCCAGAACGACAATGCTTTGCTTGAGAGCAAGCAAAAGGGACTGAATGACACAATCCAAAGCCTTCTTCAATCAAGGGAGCAATTCGTAAATGCCTATCAG GAATCAACATATGATATGAAACGTTCAATTGAAGCAAGAGATCGGAAGCTCAAGTTTTTCTCAGAGAAGCTAAAGTCTCACTTGTTACTGTTTGATGCTATAGAAAAAGAAGCATTATCCGTAAAGCAAGTTGTTGATAGTGTACGTCATGTTGTCGATGAGAAAGAGGAAGTAG TAAATAGCTTaaaaagaaagtttgatagACTTCCTGAGGCTGAGAAAGTATTTAAAG aaaaaataaatgaaatggaAAATAGGCTTGGGAAATACAAGGATGAGCTCCAGAGAAAAGAGAAGATTATCTCTGAGCTAGAAGCACAGCTCGAAGCACAAAGAATTAGTaacaaaaatcgaacagaagtGGAAACT CTTCAGAAAGCTCTATCAAAGAAGGAAGCTATCGTACAAAATCTAATATCAGAGAAGCAG GGTCTGGAATCTGAACTGAAGAGTTTAGGTGCTGTGTTGGAGAAAATCCAGCATGCTTTCAGAGATATGAATGAG GACAAAGAAGCATTCCTTTCAATAGTTGAAAGCAAGGAGAAAAGTTTTACGATTCCTGAAGGGGAAATGAGAAG GATTAAAGATTCTAAGGTTCACACTAAGAAGGATGCTGAATCTCTGCTTGTTTCGGGAGGTTTTGCAGGTTGCACAG CGTCTTCACAACGTAACCCGTGTGATACATACCCtctttccatagaaattccagaGACAAATGACAAGGAGTTCCATACCGAAGAG CCTGCTTGCTCTACAACACAGTCAGTTTGTTCAGTTCCTGAATCAACTACTACTGCTCAAACCAAGCCCATTACTGAAGCAAAG TATAAATGCACAACCACAGCTTGCCAGGCGGATTCTGAGTGTTCTACCACTCAATCAGAAACTTGA
- the LOC110784432 gene encoding uncharacterized protein isoform X3 has protein sequence MEESNFGGKMELLKLSRLKLQLRALISEVKDLRERERSATEQLHHSNQKQKQSEEEFGRKLKGLESELASSIEIRQKLERKVSYLQNDNALLESKQKGLNDTIQSLLQSREQFVNAYQESTYDMKRSIEARDRKLKFFSEKLKSHLLLFDAIEKEALSVKQVVDSVRHVVDEKEEVVNSLKRKFDRLPEAEKVFKEKINEMENRLGKYKDELQRKEKIISELEAQLEAQRISNKNRTEVETLQKALSKKEAIVQNLISEKQDKEAFLSIVESKEKSFTIPEGEMRRIKDSKVHTKKDAESLLVSGGFAGCTASSQRNPCDTYPLSIEIPETNDKEFHTEEPACSTTQSVCSVPESTTTAQTKPITEAKYKCTTTACQADSECSTTQSET, from the exons ATGGAAGAGAgcaattttggagggaaaatggagTTGCTGAAACTCTCCAGACTCAAACTCCAGCTTCGTGCCCTAATCTCCGAAGTCAAAGATCTCCGA GAAAGAGAACGATCTGCTACAGAACAACTCCATCATTCAAATCAG AAACAGAAGCAATCAGAAGAGGAATTCGGGAGGAAATTGAAGGGATTGGAATCGGAACTAGCTTCATCAATTGAAATACGGCAGAAATTAGAAAGGaag GTGAGTTATCTCCAGAACGACAATGCTTTGCTTGAGAGCAAGCAAAAGGGACTGAATGACACAATCCAAAGCCTTCTTCAATCAAGGGAGCAATTCGTAAATGCCTATCAG GAATCAACATATGATATGAAACGTTCAATTGAAGCAAGAGATCGGAAGCTCAAGTTTTTCTCAGAGAAGCTAAAGTCTCACTTGTTACTGTTTGATGCTATAGAAAAAGAAGCATTATCCGTAAAGCAAGTTGTTGATAGTGTACGTCATGTTGTCGATGAGAAAGAGGAAGTAG TAAATAGCTTaaaaagaaagtttgatagACTTCCTGAGGCTGAGAAAGTATTTAAAG aaaaaataaatgaaatggaAAATAGGCTTGGGAAATACAAGGATGAGCTCCAGAGAAAAGAGAAGATTATCTCTGAGCTAGAAGCACAGCTCGAAGCACAAAGAATTAGTaacaaaaatcgaacagaagtGGAAACT CTTCAGAAAGCTCTATCAAAGAAGGAAGCTATCGTACAAAATCTAATATCAGAGAAGCAG GACAAAGAAGCATTCCTTTCAATAGTTGAAAGCAAGGAGAAAAGTTTTACGATTCCTGAAGGGGAAATGAGAAG GATTAAAGATTCTAAGGTTCACACTAAGAAGGATGCTGAATCTCTGCTTGTTTCGGGAGGTTTTGCAGGTTGCACAG CGTCTTCACAACGTAACCCGTGTGATACATACCCtctttccatagaaattccagaGACAAATGACAAGGAGTTCCATACCGAAGAG CCTGCTTGCTCTACAACACAGTCAGTTTGTTCAGTTCCTGAATCAACTACTACTGCTCAAACCAAGCCCATTACTGAAGCAAAG TATAAATGCACAACCACAGCTTGCCAGGCGGATTCTGAGTGTTCTACCACTCAATCAGAAACTTGA
- the LOC110784432 gene encoding uncharacterized protein isoform X1, with translation MEESNFGGKMELLKLSRLKLQLRALISEVKDLRERERSATEQLHHSNQKQKQSEEEFGRKLKGLESELASSIEIRQKLERKVSYLQNDNALLESKQKGLNDTIQSLLQSREQFVNAYQESTYDMKRSIEARDRKLKFFSEKLKSHLLLFDAIEKEALSVKQVVDSVRHVVDEKEEVVNSLKRKFDRLPEAEKVFKEKINEMENRLGKYKDELQRKEKIISELEAQLEAQRISNKNRTEVETLQKALSKKEAIVQNLISEKQGLESELKSLGAVLEKIQHAFRDMNELHGLGILKEPHQHKMDKEAFLSIVESKEKSFTIPEGEMRRIKDSKVHTKKDAESLLVSGGFAGCTASSQRNPCDTYPLSIEIPETNDKEFHTEEPACSTTQSVCSVPESTTTAQTKPITEAKYKCTTTACQADSECSTTQSET, from the exons ATGGAAGAGAgcaattttggagggaaaatggagTTGCTGAAACTCTCCAGACTCAAACTCCAGCTTCGTGCCCTAATCTCCGAAGTCAAAGATCTCCGA GAAAGAGAACGATCTGCTACAGAACAACTCCATCATTCAAATCAG AAACAGAAGCAATCAGAAGAGGAATTCGGGAGGAAATTGAAGGGATTGGAATCGGAACTAGCTTCATCAATTGAAATACGGCAGAAATTAGAAAGGaag GTGAGTTATCTCCAGAACGACAATGCTTTGCTTGAGAGCAAGCAAAAGGGACTGAATGACACAATCCAAAGCCTTCTTCAATCAAGGGAGCAATTCGTAAATGCCTATCAG GAATCAACATATGATATGAAACGTTCAATTGAAGCAAGAGATCGGAAGCTCAAGTTTTTCTCAGAGAAGCTAAAGTCTCACTTGTTACTGTTTGATGCTATAGAAAAAGAAGCATTATCCGTAAAGCAAGTTGTTGATAGTGTACGTCATGTTGTCGATGAGAAAGAGGAAGTAG TAAATAGCTTaaaaagaaagtttgatagACTTCCTGAGGCTGAGAAAGTATTTAAAG aaaaaataaatgaaatggaAAATAGGCTTGGGAAATACAAGGATGAGCTCCAGAGAAAAGAGAAGATTATCTCTGAGCTAGAAGCACAGCTCGAAGCACAAAGAATTAGTaacaaaaatcgaacagaagtGGAAACT CTTCAGAAAGCTCTATCAAAGAAGGAAGCTATCGTACAAAATCTAATATCAGAGAAGCAG GGTCTGGAATCTGAACTGAAGAGTTTAGGTGCTGTGTTGGAGAAAATCCAGCATGCTTTCAGAGATATGAATGAG TTGCACGGACTAGGCATTCTTAAAGAACCTCATCAACATAAAATG GACAAAGAAGCATTCCTTTCAATAGTTGAAAGCAAGGAGAAAAGTTTTACGATTCCTGAAGGGGAAATGAGAAG GATTAAAGATTCTAAGGTTCACACTAAGAAGGATGCTGAATCTCTGCTTGTTTCGGGAGGTTTTGCAGGTTGCACAG CGTCTTCACAACGTAACCCGTGTGATACATACCCtctttccatagaaattccagaGACAAATGACAAGGAGTTCCATACCGAAGAG CCTGCTTGCTCTACAACACAGTCAGTTTGTTCAGTTCCTGAATCAACTACTACTGCTCAAACCAAGCCCATTACTGAAGCAAAG TATAAATGCACAACCACAGCTTGCCAGGCGGATTCTGAGTGTTCTACCACTCAATCAGAAACTTGA